From a single Kitasatospora azatica KCTC 9699 genomic region:
- a CDS encoding pyridoxal phosphate-dependent aminotransferase: protein MSASTPANVRPADRRVSARIGGIAESATLAVDAKAKALKAAGRPVIGFGAGEPDFPTPDYIVEAAVEACRDPKNHRYTPAGGLPELKAAIAAKTLRDSGYQVDASQVLVTNGGKQAIYEAFAAILDPGDEVIVPAPYWTTYPESIQLAGGVPVEVVADETTDYKVSVEQLEAARTENTKVVLFVSPSNPTGSVYTQAEAEAIGRWALEHGLWVLTDEIYQHLVYGDATFTSLPALLPELADKCIVVNGVAKTYAMTGWRVGWMIGPKDVVAAAANLQSHATSNVSNVAQRAALAAVSGDLSAVDEMRVAFDRRRQTIVRMLNEIEGVYCPEPLGAFYVYPSVKALLGKEIRGKRPQSSSELAALILDEVEVAVVPGEAFGTPGYLRLSYALGDADLVEGVARMQKLLAEAQD from the coding sequence ATGAGCGCTTCCACCCCCGCCAACGTCCGCCCCGCCGACCGCCGGGTCTCCGCCCGGATCGGCGGCATCGCGGAGTCCGCCACCCTCGCTGTCGACGCCAAGGCCAAGGCCCTCAAGGCGGCCGGCCGCCCCGTGATCGGCTTCGGCGCCGGCGAGCCGGACTTCCCGACCCCGGACTACATCGTCGAGGCGGCCGTCGAGGCCTGCCGGGACCCGAAGAACCACCGGTACACCCCGGCCGGCGGCCTGCCCGAGCTCAAGGCGGCCATCGCGGCGAAGACCCTGCGGGACTCCGGCTACCAGGTCGACGCCTCCCAGGTGCTGGTGACCAACGGCGGCAAGCAGGCGATCTACGAGGCCTTCGCGGCGATCCTGGACCCGGGCGACGAGGTCATCGTGCCGGCCCCCTACTGGACCACCTACCCCGAGTCGATCCAGCTCGCGGGCGGTGTCCCGGTCGAGGTGGTGGCCGACGAGACCACCGACTACAAGGTCTCGGTGGAGCAGCTGGAGGCGGCCCGCACCGAGAACACCAAGGTGGTGCTCTTCGTCTCGCCGTCCAACCCGACCGGCTCGGTCTACACCCAGGCCGAGGCCGAGGCGATCGGCCGCTGGGCGCTGGAGCACGGCCTGTGGGTGCTGACCGACGAGATCTACCAGCACCTGGTCTACGGCGACGCGACCTTCACCTCGCTGCCCGCGCTGCTGCCCGAGCTGGCCGACAAGTGCATCGTGGTCAACGGGGTGGCCAAGACCTACGCGATGACCGGCTGGCGGGTCGGGTGGATGATCGGCCCCAAGGACGTGGTGGCCGCCGCCGCCAACCTGCAGTCGCACGCCACCAGCAACGTCAGCAACGTGGCGCAGCGGGCCGCGCTGGCCGCCGTCAGCGGCGACCTGTCGGCGGTGGACGAGATGAGGGTGGCCTTCGACCGGCGCCGCCAGACCATCGTGCGGATGCTCAACGAGATCGAGGGCGTGTACTGCCCCGAGCCGCTGGGCGCGTTCTACGTCTACCCGTCGGTCAAGGCGCTGCTGGGCAAGGAGATCCGCGGCAAGCGGCCGCAGAGCTCCAGTGAGCTGGCCGCGCTGATCCTGGACGAGGTCGAGGTCGCGGTGGTGCCGGGCGAGGCCTTCGGCACCCCGGGCTACCTGCGGCTGTCCTACGCGCTGGGCGACGCCGACCTGGTCGAGGGCGTGGCGCGGATGCAGAAGCTGCTCGCGGAGGCGCAGGACTGA
- the secE gene encoding preprotein translocase subunit SecE, with protein sequence MTETTGSTATPESGNPEGAEDAAPVDGAAEGTTAESEKNLSRRERKRANKQAGDGGKPSGKRAKRGLFSRIGLYYRQIIAELRKVVWPTRSELMNYTSVVVVFVVVMIGLVATLDWGFAKASFWIFG encoded by the coding sequence GTGACGGAGACCACGGGCTCCACCGCAACGCCTGAGAGCGGCAACCCCGAGGGTGCCGAGGACGCGGCGCCGGTCGACGGTGCCGCCGAGGGCACCACGGCCGAGAGTGAGAAGAACCTCTCGCGGCGCGAGCGCAAGCGCGCCAACAAGCAGGCCGGCGACGGCGGCAAGCCGTCGGGCAAGCGCGCCAAGCGTGGCCTGTTCTCCCGCATCGGCCTCTACTACCGGCAGATCATCGCCGAGCTGCGCAAGGTCGTCTGGCCGACCCGCAGCGAGCTGATGAACTACACCAGCGTCGTGGTGGTCTTCGTGGTCGTCATGATCGGCCTGGTGGCGACCCTGGACTGGGGCTTCGCCAAGGCCAGCTTCTGGATCTTCGGCTGA
- the rplA gene encoding 50S ribosomal protein L1, translating into MKRSKALKAADLKVDRDRLYAPLEAIRLARETSTSKFDATVEVAMRLGVDPRKADQMVRSTVNLPHGTGKTARVLVFATGDRAAAAEAAGADIVGSDELIDEVAKGRLDFDAVVATPDLMGKVGRLGRVLGPRGLMPNPKTGTVTPDVAKAVTDIKGGKIEFRVDKHSNLHFIIGKASFTDEQLVENYAAALDEVLRAKPSAAKGRYIKKTAISTTIGPGIQVDPNRTRNLLVEEDPAAV; encoded by the coding sequence GTGAAGCGCAGCAAGGCTCTCAAGGCCGCGGACCTCAAGGTCGACCGCGACCGCCTGTACGCCCCGCTCGAGGCCATCCGCCTCGCCCGGGAGACCTCCACCAGCAAGTTCGACGCGACCGTCGAGGTTGCCATGCGTCTGGGTGTCGACCCGCGCAAGGCCGACCAGATGGTCCGCAGCACCGTCAACCTGCCGCACGGTACCGGTAAGACCGCCCGGGTCCTGGTCTTCGCGACCGGCGACCGTGCCGCGGCTGCGGAGGCTGCGGGCGCCGACATCGTCGGCTCCGACGAGCTCATCGACGAGGTGGCCAAGGGTCGTCTGGACTTCGACGCCGTCGTCGCCACCCCGGACCTCATGGGCAAGGTCGGCCGCCTCGGCCGCGTGCTCGGCCCGCGTGGTCTGATGCCGAACCCGAAGACCGGCACCGTCACCCCGGACGTGGCGAAGGCTGTCACGGACATCAAGGGCGGCAAGATCGAGTTCCGCGTGGACAAGCACTCGAACCTGCACTTCATCATCGGTAAGGCCTCCTTCACCGACGAGCAGCTGGTCGAGAACTACGCCGCGGCGCTGGACGAGGTCCTGCGGGCCAAGCCGTCCGCCGCCAAGGGTCGCTACATCAAGAAGACCGCGATCTCCACCACGATCGGCCCCGGCATCCAGGTGGACCCGAACCGCACCCGCAACCTCCTCGTCGAGGAGGACCCGGCTGCGGTCTGA
- the rplK gene encoding 50S ribosomal protein L11: MPPKKKKVTGLIKLQINAGAANPAPPVGPALGQHGVNIMEFCKAYNAATESQRGMVVPVEITVYEDRSFTFITKTPPAARLILKAAGVEKGSGEPHKTKVAKLTSAQVREIATTKLPDLNANDLDAAEKIIAGTARSMGITVEG; the protein is encoded by the coding sequence ATGCCTCCCAAGAAGAAGAAGGTCACGGGGCTTATCAAGCTCCAGATCAACGCCGGCGCGGCCAACCCGGCGCCGCCGGTCGGCCCCGCGCTGGGTCAGCACGGCGTCAACATCATGGAGTTCTGCAAGGCCTACAACGCCGCGACCGAGTCGCAGCGTGGCATGGTCGTGCCGGTGGAGATCACGGTCTACGAGGACCGCTCCTTCACCTTCATCACCAAGACTCCGCCGGCCGCGCGCCTCATCCTGAAGGCCGCGGGCGTGGAGAAGGGCTCCGGCGAGCCGCACAAGACCAAGGTCGCCAAGCTGACCTCGGCCCAGGTGCGCGAGATCGCCACCACCAAGCTCCCCGACCTGAACGCCAACGACCTGGACGCCGCGGAGAAGATCATCGCGGGTACCGCCCGGTCCATGGGCATCACCGTCGAGGGCTGA
- the nusG gene encoding transcription termination/antitermination protein NusG gives MSESPLYDADETVREADADVAAELDAAEAADPEDAEQITDGVDSDEDEVEAADQAEAGVPAEEAALHEVSDEESAATEALEETEAEAEAVEEPAEEEVDPVAKFREELRFMPGEWYVIHTYAGYENRVKQNLEQRAVSLNVEEYIFQAEVPQEEVVQIKNGDRKTIRQNKLPGYVLVRLDLTPESWNVVRNTPGVTGFVGNAYDPYPLTLDEVVKMLAPDVERAAAKEAGKPSPVKPSEIQVLDFEVGDSVTVTDGPFATLQATINEINPDSKKVKGLVEIFGRETPVELSFDQIQKN, from the coding sequence GTGTCTGAGTCCCCCCTGTACGACGCCGACGAGACCGTCCGCGAGGCGGATGCGGATGTCGCCGCCGAGCTGGATGCGGCTGAGGCTGCCGACCCCGAGGACGCCGAGCAGATCACCGACGGCGTGGACAGCGACGAGGACGAGGTCGAGGCGGCCGACCAGGCCGAGGCCGGCGTGCCCGCCGAGGAGGCCGCGCTGCACGAGGTGAGCGACGAGGAGTCGGCCGCCACCGAGGCACTCGAGGAGACCGAGGCCGAGGCCGAGGCCGTCGAGGAGCCTGCGGAGGAGGAGGTCGACCCGGTCGCCAAGTTCCGCGAGGAACTGCGCTTCATGCCGGGCGAGTGGTACGTGATCCACACCTACGCCGGCTACGAGAACCGGGTGAAGCAGAACCTGGAGCAGCGCGCCGTCTCGCTCAACGTCGAGGAGTACATCTTCCAGGCCGAGGTGCCGCAGGAAGAGGTCGTCCAGATCAAGAACGGCGACCGCAAGACGATCCGGCAGAACAAGCTCCCCGGCTACGTGCTGGTCCGCCTCGACCTGACCCCCGAGTCGTGGAACGTGGTCCGCAACACCCCGGGTGTCACCGGCTTCGTCGGCAACGCCTACGACCCGTACCCGCTGACCCTGGACGAGGTCGTCAAGATGCTGGCCCCCGACGTGGAGCGCGCGGCGGCCAAGGAGGCCGGCAAGCCCTCCCCGGTCAAGCCGAGCGAGATCCAGGTGCTCGACTTCGAGGTCGGCGACTCGGTCACCGTCACCGACGGTCCGTTCGCCACCCTGCAGGCGACCATCAACGAGATCAACCCGGACTCGAAGAAGGTCAAGGGCCTGGTCGAGATCTTCGGCCGCGAGACCCCGGTCGAGCTGTCGTTCGACCAGATCCAGAAGAACTAG